A portion of the Streptomyces erythrochromogenes genome contains these proteins:
- a CDS encoding TetR/AcrR family transcriptional regulator produces the protein MTTAKRDTYTPETLLSVAVQVFNERGYDGTSMEHLSKAAGISKSSIYHHVTGKEELLRRAVSRALDGLFAVLEEPGAVRGRAVDRVEYVTRRTVEVLVSELPYVTLLLRVRGNTRTERWALERRREFDHQVADLLKAAAADGDLRADVDIRLATRLLFGMVNSLVEWYRPHPGTGQDQLADAVVTMALDGLRTSR, from the coding sequence GTGACCACGGCCAAACGCGACACCTACACCCCCGAGACCCTGCTGTCCGTGGCCGTCCAGGTCTTCAACGAGCGCGGCTACGACGGCACCTCGATGGAGCACCTCTCCAAGGCCGCCGGCATCTCGAAGTCCTCGATCTACCACCACGTCACGGGCAAGGAGGAGCTGCTGCGGCGGGCCGTCAGCCGCGCCCTCGACGGGCTCTTCGCGGTACTGGAGGAGCCGGGGGCGGTCCGCGGCCGCGCCGTCGACCGCGTCGAGTACGTCACGCGGCGCACGGTCGAGGTGCTGGTCAGCGAGCTGCCGTACGTGACGCTGCTGCTGCGGGTCCGGGGCAACACCCGCACCGAGCGGTGGGCGCTGGAGCGCCGCCGCGAGTTCGACCACCAGGTCGCGGACCTGCTCAAGGCCGCCGCCGCGGACGGCGACCTGCGGGCGGACGTGGACATCCGCCTCGCCACCCGCCTCCTCTTCGGCATGGTGAACTCGCTGGTCGAGTGGTACCGCCCGCACCCGGGGACCGGCCAGGACCAACTCGCCGACGCCGTGGTCACCATGGCCCTGGACGGCCTGCGCACGAGCCGCTGA
- a CDS encoding 3-hydroxyacyl-CoA dehydrogenase, whose translation MTAIERSRTVAVVGAGTMGQGIAQVALLAGHRVLIYDIDASLAADGVGIVQDRVERMAAKGRLDRAEAEETVGRIAAAGALADLAGAALVIEAVVENVGIKQALFAALEEVVEPDALLATNTSSLSVTELAAGLAHPGRFLGLHFFNPAPLLPLVEVVSGSATDPAAAERAYRTVLGWGKTPVRCADTPGFIVNRIARPFYAEAFAVYEEQGADPATIDAVLRESGGFKMGPFALTDLIGQDVNEAVTRSVWESFFRSPKFTPSLAQRRLVQSGRLGRKSGHGWYPYGPDAVAAQPHTAGPEEAPDKVTVVGDLGPAADLAHLLEEAGIAVTATEHGGPYIQLPGEGQLVLADGKTSVEFADVVYFDLALDYRGATRIALSASADTSERTLSEAIGLFQKLGKQVSVIGDVPGMIVARTVAMLIDLTADAVARGVASAEDIDTAMRLGVNYPLGPSEWHDRLGQDWAYDLLHHLDERCPGGRYAPSLALFKLGYAGDEEGTE comes from the coding sequence CTTCTCGCAGGTCACCGCGTGCTGATCTACGACATTGACGCCTCCCTCGCCGCCGACGGCGTCGGGATCGTGCAGGACCGTGTCGAGCGGATGGCCGCGAAGGGCCGTCTGGACCGGGCCGAGGCCGAGGAGACGGTCGGCCGGATCGCGGCCGCCGGCGCCCTCGCGGACCTCGCCGGCGCCGCCCTCGTCATCGAGGCCGTCGTCGAGAACGTCGGGATCAAGCAGGCGCTCTTCGCCGCCCTCGAAGAGGTGGTCGAGCCGGACGCCCTGCTCGCCACGAACACCTCCTCCCTCTCCGTCACCGAGCTCGCCGCCGGCCTCGCGCACCCCGGCCGCTTCCTCGGCCTGCACTTCTTCAACCCCGCCCCGCTGCTCCCGCTCGTCGAGGTGGTCAGCGGCTCCGCGACCGACCCGGCCGCCGCCGAGCGCGCGTACCGCACCGTCCTCGGCTGGGGGAAGACGCCGGTCCGCTGCGCCGACACCCCCGGCTTCATCGTCAACCGGATCGCCCGCCCCTTCTACGCAGAGGCCTTCGCGGTGTACGAGGAGCAGGGCGCCGACCCGGCCACCATCGACGCCGTGCTCCGCGAGAGCGGCGGCTTCAAGATGGGCCCCTTCGCCCTGACCGACCTGATCGGCCAGGACGTCAACGAGGCCGTGACCCGCTCCGTGTGGGAGTCCTTCTTCCGCAGCCCGAAGTTCACCCCGTCCCTCGCGCAGCGCCGGCTGGTCCAGTCGGGCCGCCTGGGCCGCAAGTCGGGGCACGGCTGGTACCCGTACGGCCCGGACGCGGTCGCCGCGCAGCCGCACACCGCAGGGCCCGAGGAGGCCCCGGACAAGGTGACCGTCGTGGGCGACCTCGGCCCGGCCGCCGACCTGGCCCACCTGCTGGAGGAGGCCGGGATCGCGGTCACGGCCACCGAGCACGGGGGCCCGTACATCCAGCTGCCCGGCGAGGGACAGCTGGTCCTCGCGGACGGAAAGACCTCCGTCGAGTTCGCGGACGTCGTCTACTTCGACCTCGCGCTCGACTACCGCGGCGCCACCCGCATCGCGCTGTCCGCCAGCGCGGACACCAGCGAGCGGACCCTCTCCGAGGCGATCGGCCTCTTCCAGAAGCTCGGCAAGCAGGTCTCCGTCATCGGCGACGTCCCCGGCATGATCGTCGCCCGGACCGTCGCGATGCTGATCGACCTCACCGCCGACGCCGTCGCCCGCGGCGTGGCCTCCGCCGAGGACATCGACACGGCGATGCGGCTCGGCGTCAACTACCCGCTGGGCCCCTCCGAATGGCACGACCGGCTCGGCCAGGACTGGGCCTACGACCTGCTGCACCACCTCGACGAGCGCTGCCCCGGCGGCCGGTACGCGCCCTCGCTGGCGCTGTTCAAGCTGGGTTACGCGGGCGACGAGGAGGGCACGGAGTGA